The Panicum hallii strain FIL2 chromosome 9, PHallii_v3.1, whole genome shotgun sequence genome has a window encoding:
- the LOC112872846 gene encoding putative glycine-rich cell wall structural protein 1 yields the protein MASSKIFAIGFLVLMATGLSKAREFDWEHPTTSANSQVGGGGAGGGSSNGYGSGSGSGYGSSGASNTPGGLYGTGDSMSRGEGGGGGGGNNGGYGAGSGSASGNGNTIGFYGGGFSGSGGSGGGGGQGGGPLNGNGFGSGSGSGIGSGNVYGPNGGTSVKSGGGGGGSASGSNGGYANGYGGASGSSSGQGGQP from the coding sequence ATGGCAAGCAGTAAGATCTTTGCTATTGGCTTTCTCGTCCTCATGGCCACTGGTTTATCAAAAGCAAGGGAGTTTGACTGGGAGCACCCAACAACCAGTGCCAATAGTCAGGTAGGGGGAGGAGGGGCAGGTGGAGGATCCTCGAATGGTTATGGTTCTGGTTCCGGTTCCGGTTATGGATCCTCCGGGGCTAGTAATACTCCCGGTGGGCTCTATGGGACCGGTGACTCGATGTCTAGAGGCGAAggaggtgggggtgggggtggtaaCAATGGAGGCTACGGAGCTGGTTCTGGATCTGCTTCAGGCAACGGCAACACCATTGGCTTCTATGGTGGTGGGTTTTCAGGTTCTGGAGgtagtggcggtggcggtggccaAGGAGGCGGCCCCCTCAATGGCAATGGCTTCGGTTCCGGATCTGGAAGTGGCATAGGGTCAGGTAATGTTTATGGCCCGAATGGTGGAACCTCAGTGAAAAGTgggggaggtggtggtggctcAGCTAGTGGTAGTAATGGTGGGTACGCTAATGGCTACGGAGGTGCATCTGGGTCTAGCTCCGGCCAGGGCGGTCAACCCTAA
- the LOC112876163 gene encoding glycine-rich cell wall structural protein 2-like, giving the protein MATGKLLAVALVVMLSIGLTNAIRVVNHATANGQGRGGGGGSGTGNAYGSGYGSGYGSGSSYDSTSQGPSSSFSSASGDGEGSGGGGWQGYDQYASGYGVGGASGSGHGDSGDFYSNGASNSNGRGGGGGSGGSFGNGYGFGDGAGNGHGSGYSNGPYGSSNANSGGRGGGRGGGHDGGFGRGFGKGSGSSNGATWGGYYNDGNVSEPPQAVSEPPQAIGDSVSEPPQAIDGGASEPPQAY; this is encoded by the coding sequence ATGGCTACCGGTAAGCTCTTAGCTGTTGCTCTTGTTGTCATGTTAAGCATTGGATTAACCAATGCTATTAGGGTGGTAAACCACGCCACTGCTAATGGCCAAGGCagaggtgggggtggcggtagcGGAACCGGAAACGCCTATGGCTCAGGCTATGGATCTGGCTATGGCTCTGGCAGTTCCTATGATAGTACTTCTCAGGGTCCTAGCAGTAGCTTCTCCTCTGCTAGTGGAGATGGTGAGGGTTCTGGCGGTGGCGGTTGGCAAGGTTATGATCAATATGCCTCGGGTTACGGGGTAGGGGGTGCATCTGGCTCAGGCCACGGTGACTCGGGTGATTTTTACAGTAACGGGGCTTCAAATTCAAATGGAcgtgggggtggcggtggctCCGGAGGAAGTTTCGGCAATGGTTATGGGTTTGGTGATGGGGCAGGGAATGGGCACGGTTCTGGCTACAGCAATGGACCATATGGTTCCAGCAACGCAAATAGTGGTGGACGTGGAGGTGGAAGGGGTGGTGGTCATGATGGTGGATTTGGTCGTGGTTTTGGCAAGGGGTCAGGAAGCAGCAATGGAGCTACTTGGGGTGGCTACTACAATGATGGCAATGTCAGCGAACCACCACAGGCGGTCAGTGAACCACCACAGGCTATTGGTGATAGTGTCAGCGAACCACCGCAGGCCATTGATGGCGGTGCCAGCGAACCACCGCAGGCTTACTAA